In the Desulfofalx alkaliphila DSM 12257 genome, AGGGGGGGATACCCTGTCTGTCCAGCTCTGGCCAAGAGCGGTAAGCGCTCCGTTATCTCTATCATGCATCTTGTTATGGCATTCATGGCAGAGGCTAATCATATTCCAACTGGCCAGCTTCCACTCTGGATACTGCTCCAGCGGGTATATGTGATGCACCGTTGTCGCTGGTGTAGTCCTGCCGTACCGCCGACATTCCCGGCACAGATATTCATCCCGGCGCAAGACTCTCTCCCGCTGTCGCTGCCACTTCTGTGTTTTGTATAGATTCATATCATCACCCCAAAAAGAAAAAGCCCGGAGGCTCATTTTATCTTTATCCAATTTCACACCAGGCCCCGCCCCTGCCTCGCGATGGTGTGTACTACCCTCCGTTTCCGGCATCCATGATTTTGGCTACACGGCTTGGTCTATTTGGGTCAATGTCTAAACAAAAAAGCCGCCCTCCCGGACGGCTCCTG is a window encoding:
- a CDS encoding HNH endonuclease, producing MNLYKTQKWQRQRERVLRRDEYLCRECRRYGRTTPATTVHHIYPLEQYPEWKLASWNMISLCHECHNKMHDRDNGALTALGQSWTDRVSPP